GGGCCGCGGAGTGGCAAAGTTCGACAGCTTCTCTCTTGGCGAGGAAAACGGCCACGGTGAAGAAATTTCAAATGTCTCACCTGTATCAGGCATGACGGAAGTACATGTACGGTCGACGAGGCAAGCAAAGCGGGCAGTTCAAAAAGGTCATGATGCCCCAAGTACCGGCAGGCGCccagggcgggcgtcgaTCTTCCCCACATGCAGAGATCCGCTAGTTGCtgggggaaggagggaagGAGCAGCAGACAGCCCAGCGCTGAGTCGGCTTCCTCGTGCGGAGGCATCGTGCACAGTCACGCTTCAGGTCTGGTGTCTTCTCCAACGGGCTCAAATCCAGAACGTGTCTGGTGACAGCGCCGAGCACCACCAGGCTGGACCCACCGGACTGGTACCCCCAGGCGACAACTTGTTGACTAGCATTTTGCTGGCTGCTTGCTTTTTGAGAGTTGGTGAGTGAGGTTGGTTGAGACGATTGGCCGCTTGCGTTTCCGTTTTATGAGCTGCAATGTCTACCACCCCCGTCCTGGCACGGGCAATAGAGCCTCTTCTGGCCATAGTCTGGGTTCCCGTCAGGGCTGGGGGTGGAAAAGCCGTGGCACTTTTTGGTGCTGTTGGTCTGCAGCGAAATGGGATAGTAATATTGGACTcgccaagtacgaagtagagcACCACTACAACATTATGACAGTGCATCTCTGCGATGAGCGCTCTTGTTGCCCTCAAGCTCGAATCGGACCGGGCCGCCGGAGCTCATAGAAGAGAAGGGCAAAGCTCACTCCGGCGGTGGCACCCGATGCGATGAAGCGACTGCTCTGACCCCACCCTACGCTTGGACGGGGGGCTTGGGAAGATGGCATTTCGCCGCTCATATCGCCGACCAACTGTGTGTGGTTGGATTTTGCACCGCCCACGGAGGGAAGTGTTTCCATCTTTGTGCGACTTTCGAGAACAACTCCAAGCCAGTCCTGCCAAGAGTCTGCGTTCGCGTCAGTACTTTGACAGATatgtgtgcgcgcgcgtgtgtgtatgtgtgttGGCTGGAGCATGTGGCAGAGGCTTGTGAGTCTAACTGCATGTGATCTTGTGATATGCCCGTTATGGAGGTACCCTCGCGGCCACTCAATGTAACCCTAATTCCTTTAGCACGCCTCAAGACTTCCTGTGAGACTTATCAAGTGCTCTTCTGCGCTGCGCAGCTTTGTGTGCATCATGTACATTTTGCGATGACGCTGTAGAAGCTGATCGAAGTGCAACGGAACAGGGTACAGTCTTGCATCCTGGTGCAGGTGGTGGAGAGCACGGGGAAGGCTGGTGGCCCCCGGCACCGAAATAGAGGAGCGGAGGCATGCAGATGGGCACTTTATTACTCGGCCGGGTGCGCGAACCGCGACCCTCCCCGCAATAGAGTGGCTGTGGTTGTGGCTCGAGCGACATGCCGCCTGTGGTTTCCCCGCAACGCTGCCTGCTCACTTACACGCAAGATCACCACGCACATGGACGGACCATGAATGGACCGCAATCCTACCAGGCTCAGCAGAGATCTTTGCAGGTTGTGTCGTAGAACAGAACTTGACACCGGAGGCGATTGACGTAGTTTTCGGCTTCGGTTTCCATATGTCAGAGTCGGAAGTCCCGGCCGGTCGTTCATGCTGGCATCGATTCTTGACGGACTCGGCCGGACTTAAGGTCTGACATTGCATGTAAACCCCACCAAACCGACGACGTCACAGATTAATTTCAGCATTCACAACCCAGAAACACATTCGTAGTCTTTCAACTCTGTCCAGCAGCTAGAACACTACTGTACGTACAACTGCACAACAGGCACAGTAAGTACTttgtacagtacagtacagaAGTCAAGCACGAAACACAAGTACAATCGCCAAGCAAGAGTACTCCTCGCAatgccggccgccgacgttTTCGCCGCCGGGTCCACCGCCCTCGTaaccggcggcgcctcgggcATCGgactcgccatcgccaagctATGCCACGACAAGGGCATGAACGTCCTTCTCGTCGACCGCAACGCCGATGCGCTGGGCAAGGCCGAGCAGCACGTGTCTGGCGCGGACGGTtcctcggcggtggtgacctcgatcctcgccgacgtcaGCAAGGAGGACTATTGGCATGCCATTAGGGACAAAGCCGTCTCTGCCTTTGGTAGCATCGAGCTGTTGGTCCTCAACGCGGGCACCGGCTCGCGAGGGACGTGGGGAGACGGTGACTACTTTCGAAAGGTATGTGGCTCGCCTCAACACCCCCTCAGCAGCATAAGGGGGTTTTGCCGCCGGAAGCGCGTGCGGCGACCAAGTTGACATGGAGCCACGTAGACGCTCGAGACCAACATTTTTGGTGTTGTCAACGGAGTCAACACCCTGCTGCCCGTGGTGCGTGATGCAGCCAAGACCAAGCCCGCCGCGATCGTCATCACCggaagcaagcaaggcatCACGAACCCACCGGGAAATCCCGCGTACAACGCATCCAAAGCCGCTGTCAAGACCCTTTGTGAGCACCTGAGCTTCGACCTCAGAGCCGAGAAGACGACGGTCCATCTTCTTGTTCCGGGGTGGACCTATACCGGCCTCGTGAGTCCACCATCATCCCTCCACTTGAAACTCACGCGATGCATGCAAGGTCGTCATCATTCTTGAACAGGTTCTGTTTGGGACTGACGCGTGATGCTACGCAGACTGGCGCCATCACGGGTAAAGACAAGCCCGCGGGCGCGTGGAGCGCACAGCAGGTCGCCGGGTTCCTATACAAGAAGATGGCCCAGGACAAGTTCTACATCATCTGCCCGGACAACGACGTGtcggaggagacggacaagAAGAGGATGCTCTGGTCAGTCGGCGATATTGTAAAAGAACGGCCGCCGCTAACGCGATGGCGCGACGAGTGGAAGGAGGAAGCCGAGAATACTATGGCCCAGACGCAGGTGTAACAAAGAGGCCTTTAGTCACCAGCACCCAAGGGGGTTGTGGCGTGCGATGACCGAAGCACCCCCGGACGGTGTGACGAGAGTCCTTGCCGTGCATCTTCTAGAACGGCCAAGACCAAACGGGAACACCCATGTCCTGCCGCTGCGAAAGGGTTAATGCTACAAGTCGGCAAGTCGCACGGCACGCACGCTGCACTGGTGTGCGGCCACGTGCAAGTCATGTATAGGACAGTTTGCTGCATACGATGCCCGTGCGAGATACATTGGTTTGCGATGAGATGCATCCAGTGCTGATGCTGCAAATACTGGTCGATATTACTCGGGCCTTCACTGCCGCAACCAGCAGAAGCCAACGTCCTTCTTTCGAAACATGCCACTATTCGGACCGACCTGCGTTGCATCGCATCGCGTGAAACCAAcaccccggccggcccctATGCCACCGTTCCCTTGACCTGTCTGACGCGCTTGAGCTTGATGTCACGCCAAAACCACGTGCAAACCCATGCACAGGCGAGCAGGGAGACGCTGGTGATGAGCATGTATCGCTGCGAGACGGAGTAGGCCCGCGCGATCCCGTTGCGGATGACCGACCCAACGGGGTAAGACAGCTGCTTGTCCAGGTCACCATAGATCTCATCAATGGGTGCATCGGGGGGCAAGTTCTTCACGAGCTCGCGCCGGAAGGTGCCCGTCCAGATGGCTGAGGACACGGACGACCCGATGGCGCTTCCGACGCTGCAGAAGAGGTTGAGGATGGCCATGAGCACGGCGACATGCTGGTGGTCAgacggcgccatcatggccatctcgcccgcgaggacggtcggcccgccggcgatggcgacgaggattTGGCATACCACCACGTAGCCGAGCGGTTCCGAGGCTTGTCTGAACTTGATCAACAGCCCCACGCCCAGCATGGTCAGCGGTATAGAGTAGTATGCCGCGATCCACTTATACCGCCCGACCCTATGGACAATGAGGCCGATTATGATGCCGGCTAGGCACGAGCCGACGCGATAGGTGTTATGGATGTAGGTGGCTTCGGTGATGCTCGTGTCCCATACAACGTATAGCATCGAAGTAAAGAAACTGCCCCAGATGGACGACTGGCCGAACACAAAGATAAACATGATGCCTGCCGAGAAGACGGTGCGATCCATGAGCAGCTTCAAGGGCACCAACTTGACGGGGGCCAGGTACTTTTCCCAGAGAACAAATGCCACAATCAGTGCGCTGCCAGAAACGATCATTCCGATGATGAGAGGTGAGCGCCATTGCTCGGCTTGGTAAGACCAGATATTGAACGGCAGCAAGAAGAGGGCCATGCCTCCAGCCAGGATAAGGCCACCGATCAAGTCCACATCAATCACATACTTCCTGATATCCCGGAGCGTGATATGGCCGGTACGTCGCTCGATAATGCCGGCGTTCTCAGCCTTTCTATCGTTCCAGAAGAACAGAGCGGACAGTGGCAAAACGACGATGGGTGTAACAATGGTCCAGATGCCGAAGCCCCATCTCCAGCCGGGTCCGTTCAAGATGGCTTCGGACACGGGGCCGCCGATCCAGGTCGTGATCACATAAGGAGACGACGCAAACGCTAGCATCAACGGGCGATTCAGCAGCGATGAGGTGTCCGCGATGAAAATGGTGAGGCAATACGTCACGCCTTGGGATCTGCTGGGGTGTAAACGGAGCGCCCACAACGGAAATTCGGCGGCCAGCAACACTTACCCGACGGAGCTGAACACCTTTGCTGCGGCAAAGATTTCAACATTTTGGCATGAAGCCATCATGACGAGCCCCAGGACCCAAACGCACAGCGTCAACGCCAAGCCCTGCGGCCGGCCCCAGGTGTCGAGGATCTTGGCGATGGGGATCTTGGTCAGACCGCCAATGATGCTCGACATGACCTCGACAGCAGCCGTGAGCGAGTGCTTTTCGAACGCGCTCGTGACGAACGGCTCCATGGTCCCAACGACAACTTCCTCTATGGATATGATGAAGTAGATGAACCAAATGCTGGCAGGCATCAGCGAGCGCACTCCCGCAGACCATGGACCGCTAGGTGAAATTCGCTCACTTGGCGTAGGCGGCGAAGAGATGGGTCTTGGACCACACAGTCGTGGTCGCCTCGACCCTCCTCACTCCTGCCTGAAGCTCATCGAATGCATTGCCCGTCGCATCGACATCGCTGTCGCTGGGTTCTTCGGCCGCAAAGGTTACCCTCGTGCGGCCAGGCGATcgacccctcctcctctgcgcGTTTGAGAAGCCGAGCAGGGGGTCACTCGGTCGAGGGTCTGTCGTTTGCGTAAGATTTTCGCTGGATGCAGAGGGCGACAGCATTTTGAGAGTCTCATCCCCGGCTTGACAATTCGTGTCACAATTTTCGGAGAAAGAAACAGGGTGTCGTGGACGGGttgcaggcggcggcagcgccccAAGCGAGACGGTGTCAGATATATACAAGTACGCCTATATCCGACGGTTCGCCGAGCGGAGTCCGCATGTCGTGAGAACAAGTCGGTGCCACTATTCCTGCGGCCTTGCACCCCCGACGCTCTAGGTGAACATTCCATTCCGCTCTCGCTTCGGTTACCATGGATCGCacgcgccagggccgcccgAATGAGCAAGCATATGTACGGTTAGTTAACACGGTTATTGCTGTACCACGGCTCACTGGAGTCCAGTGGCAGCCTGAAGCTTGAAATGGGCGCGTGTCACTGATCCACCGCCCAGACTGGGGAGGGATCGGCAAGTGATCTGCCCATGAAAGATCTTATCTGATGATCTGATAAAATGCTCGAGGCGGGGAGCTTTCGGCGTTGCCAAACTGAGCGGTGACGCTGCATGAGTGAGAACTTGGGGGCTGTCAGGTCCGGACTGCGGAGGATGGAGCAAGTACGACTGAATTGAGGGATGGCTGCACCAAGATGACCTGGGGCTGGCGCGAGTGAGGGCTGGAAATGTTCGCATGGGTGACTGCTGTGGAGAGTGTCGCGTCACGCTCCAGCTCAGCATCCGCAGTGTGTGATTTGCCAGCAAAAAATGATGAGGGAAAGTAGAGATGACACTCCCAGCATGGACCCGTCACAAGGTTTCGAATGGCGAAgcgggctcgacgccgacactGTCAACTCAGAGTGCAAATAGGCATTGTGGGTGTTTGTCCTCAATGTCAAACGCTGACAATTATGCAGCATTATACGTTGGCAACAGAATGACCTTGACAGCAGATGTCAGATGATCAGCTTATTAGCAGCAGCGGGTGGCAGCCACGATGTGCATGGGGTATACAGAGTAGTTATACTTCGTATGCATGCGCAACCGCCGACCTGCATGCGCACGGGTGGAAATGCTGCACAACGAAGCGTCGCTCGCGCCTCGCTGCATCCCCTGTCCGCGTGAAGTCAAATGCTGGCAGGATCTGAGACGAAGCACGCGCGTGCTCAACCAACAATGGGGGAggcggccccggcccgcgctgcagcgcagcatcGATCTGCGACGTGTCGGCAAGCCCATGCTTCCCCGTCCAGGTCTTGCTTGACATGCTGCCTGGTCCCGCACGTTTCGATGTGGATTTGCGCGAATACGAGGGGTCCCGTCGTTGGGTCGGATGCCGCGACGGATAGTGGACGGCAGGTGGAAAACAACATTTGGCGCGCAACTGGATGGTGACAGGAATAAGTTAGTTCACGCAACCAAAACGCAGAAAGGTCGGTGTGAGATTGCATGGAAGGTAcgagtgctgctgctcgcgagGGCGACTCCCGCCCGTGCGCCCCACTGCAACCCCCAAACCCCGACTTCTTCTCCCATTCTCCCAGGTCTGCCGCCCGAGCCCCGGTCACTGCCCAGGGTCCAATGGGTCCACGTGACACCTCAGAGTTCTCGACTCTTCCCCACTGGCGAGCATGGACCGCCCCCAAGAGCCCGGGCGTCGGGTCTGGCTGGTTAGTActgcccgctgctgcctctGCTACTGCTTCGGCCGCTGATGACTGCAGGCTCGCGGTCCGTCTGCAATCGGGGCCAGACGGTCTGCAAACTGCCCtccctctttctctttcGTTCGGCGCCTACCTAGGTTCACACAAGCACGCCTGGCTTGCGCCGTGTAATTTCCTAGTTCTTGGGCCTGCCTTGTCCTCCATCGAATCTCAgtcgcacgcgcgcgcgcgcgcacacccACACAGAGCCCAGGCCATGCTGCATTGGCGCGCCCTCCCTTAGGGTCGCTGAGGTGCTGATCTCGCCCAAACAGGAGGCTCGCCCGAACGGCCCTCATCCCGTCTTATCCAATACCTACCTTCCTATCGgccctgcttgcttgcccgtCCGTtcggcgtccgcgtccgcgtccccgccgccgtcatgtccgaggacgacgtcgacatgctcGGCCCGGACGGCCAGGGCTCGACTCGCGTcgaccgcgaccgccgcgccccgcgCTTCAGCTGGACACCCGCCTACGAGGCCACCTTCTTCCGCAGCCTCTGTGAGAGCGTCCAGTTGGGCCTGCGCGAGAACAGCAGcttcaaggccgaggcctgGGAGCGCGCTGCCCAGGCACTGCAGGAGAGCCATGGCGCCTACCCGGCCAAGAGCCACCTCATCAACAAGAGCGATAATGCGAGGAAGCGCTTCCGCCTCTGGCGCGGTCTGCGCGAGGATCCCGAGTTTCTGTACAGTCCCATCACGAGgaccgtcaccgccaccgaGGACGCATGGCGGGCGCACATCGAGGTACGACGTtgctgcgcgcgcaccaAGAAGCCCCCGATCCCGACCTCGTCCGGTGCTGACCTTGTCCTCCACCAGAAAGAACCGCTCTCGAGGGCCCTGCGTGGCCGGCCCTTTGACCACGAAGACTTTATGGAAATCCTCTACCCCGATGTAATCGGATCAGGCGGCGCCCCAAAACGCATCATGaagccgcgacggcggaccgacggccagcccggAGACGAATCCGACATGCCCGGCACGGGGATCATCAACCTCCAGACGGACACGGCGCACGGCCCGGGGTCCGACAGCCCCGAGAGGCAGCGCGCCTCGCTCAGCCAGACGCCGACCGGTTCCGCACCCTCGGCCACCGCCTCGCAATCGCGACCGACCTCGGCTGCGTTACCGCCCCGGGGGACCACATCTGCGCAACCGAGTGCGCTGACGCCGCCAGACGAGTCGGCAAAccaggccaagaagcgcgccctgccgccgggcaCCGATGGTCCATTCGAGCCGCCGATGACATCCTCATCAAGCACGCCCGCTATAGCTACCTCACGGCCCGTTTCGTCGCCAGAGAAGAGACGACGCACTTCCTTGCACAGCGACTCTCTGCTACCCGCGACGTCTTCCACCTTGAGCATCTCCGCACTCCCGGGCATCGCCCCTAGCTCTGCAGACACAACGCCGCTGTCCGGGCCGGAGGGGCCCATTCCGGGGGCAAAACCAAGTCCAGACAGCATCGAGCCACCCAAGCCGCGCGCTCACCCGCTGTGGCAGGAGCTAGCGCTCGACTTGTTCTTCAAGGACTTTGCCGAACAGGACCTAGACTTGCAGGTCAAGATTGCAGAGACGGTCCTCTGTGACGAACACAGGGCGCTTGTGTTCTGTAAGATGCCCTGGCGAGTGCGGCAACACTGGGTGAAGCGGCTCGGCGAGGCCCACCGCGAGACCGTCTGACGACTGAGTAGGACCTGCAGGCTCCTCTATCAAGGGTGCGCGTGGTCGCGACGCACTACGGTCCATGTCGTATGTATAAACAAGATATCCAACTGGGGAAGGACGGATGGGTAGGGGAGTTTAACTCGGCGCATCGGTATGTGAAGGATGCGCTCATGGACAGAGGGGCGTGTCGCGATACGATGATACCCGTTTGGCGAGGCGTTGGGAACTTGTTGCATTAAGCGAGGTCGAATTTTCGGGACAGCGGGGTCTTTCATTGTCGGGACTTTGATGATTTCCCAGGTATGTGATCTCACGTCGGTAGCGAGGATTACGTTGTGGAGGAAGGTGGGCGCGGGCAAAGCGGCCACGCAATGACTGTAATATCTAGTATCGCTGGAGTTGTTCGCTCAACTCGTTGgttgttgttattgttggCCGGCCGCATTTTTTCGCAAATCCGAGTGACTGCGTTGCGCACTggggcgtcatcgtcaaccaGTGAGTACTAGCCAGATCTCAACTCATGAGGCTGCGCCCGCGTGCTAGTAGTCAACTCCGTCATGAcagtcgtcggcggcacaCGTCGGCGGGGCGCCCATTTAGCCTCGCTGGGACCTGAGCCCGTGCCCCGTCCTCAAACCTCAGCGATATCTCCCTGGGTGATGTTCTCGCCGCGGGCACACGTAACAGTGTGCCCGCATCATCCCGCTCAGCTCAGCAGCAAGGCAACGCTTTTTGTCCTCGTGCcgagaggggaggggaaggcAATCAAATTACCCAGGAGCACGGGCAGAGTTCTAGCAAattgaaaaaaaaaagaatcTCAATCGTGACATCGAacgtgcgtgtgtgcgtgcgggTACAGCGGCCCGCTGGTGACGGGTTCTCACGCCTTGTTTTGT
Above is a genomic segment from Purpureocillium takamizusanense chromosome 2, complete sequence containing:
- a CDS encoding uncharacterized protein (EggNog:ENOG503Q5AM~COG:Q); translation: MPAADVFAAGSTALVTGGASGIGLAIAKLCHDKGMNVLLVDRNADALGKAEQHVSGADGSSAVVTSILADVSKEDYWHAIRDKAVSAFGSIELLVLNAGTGSRGTWGDGDYFRKTLETNIFGVVNGVNTLLPVVRDAAKTKPAAIVITGSKQGITNPPGNPAYNASKAAVKTLCEHLSFDLRAEKTTVHLLVPGWTYTGLVSPPSSLHLKLTRCMQGRHHS
- a CDS encoding uncharacterized protein (EggNog:ENOG503NW0J~COG:U~TransMembrane:14 (i83-99o119-139i151-168o174-196i208-227o239-261i291-312o324-342i362-391o403-421i428-448o454-476i488-515o566-585i)) gives rise to the protein MLSPSASSENLTQTTDPRPSDPLLGFSNAQRRRGRSPGRTRVTFAAEEPSDSDVDATGNAFDELQAGVRRVEATTTVWSKTHLFAAYANIWFIYFIISIEEVVVGTMEPFVTSAFEKHSLTAAVEVMSSIIGGLTKIPIAKILDTWGRPQGLALTLCVWVLGLVMMASCQNVEIFAAAKVFSSVGSQGVTYCLTIFIADTSSLLNRPLMLAFASSPYVITTWIGGPVSEAILNGPGWRWGFGIWTIVTPIVVLPLSALFFWNDRKAENAGIIERRTGHITLRDIRKYVIDVDLIGGLILAGGMALFLLPFNIWSYQAEQWRSPLIIGMIVSGSALIVAFVLWEKYLAPVKLVPLKLLMDRTVFSAGIMFIFVFGQSSIWGSFFTSMLYVVWDTSITEATYIHNTYRVGSCLAGIIIGLIVHRVGRYKWIAAYYSIPLTMLGVGLLIKFRQASEPLGYVVVCQILVAIAGGPTVLAGEMAMMAPSDHQHVAVLMAILNLFCSVGSAIGSSVSSAIWTGTFRRELVKNLPPDAPIDEIYGDLDKQLSYPVGSVIRNGIARAYSVSQRYMLITSVSLLACAWVCTWFWRDIKLKRVRQVKGTVA
- a CDS encoding uncharacterized protein (EggNog:ENOG503Q5AM~COG:Q) — its product is MPAADVFAAGSTALVTGGASGIGLAIAKLCHDKGMNVLLVDRNADALGKAEQHVSGADGSSAVVTSILADVSKEDYWHAIRDKAVSAFGSIELLVLNAGTGSRGTWGDGDYFRKTLETNIFGVVNGVNTLLPVVRDAAKTKPAAIVITGSKQGITNPPGNPAYNASKAAVKTLCEHLSFDLRAEKTTVHLLVPGWTYTGLTGAITGKDKPAGAWSAQQVAGFLYKKMAQDKFYIICPDNDVSEETDKKRMLWSVGDIVKERPPLTRWRDEWKEEAENTMAQTQV
- a CDS encoding uncharacterized protein (COG:S~EggNog:ENOG503P9VC), whose translation is MSEDDVDMLGPDGQGSTRVDRDRRAPRFSWTPAYEATFFRSLCESVQLGLRENSSFKAEAWERAAQALQESHGAYPAKSHLINKSDNARKRFRLWRGLREDPEFLYSPITRTVTATEDAWRAHIEKEPLSRALRGRPFDHEDFMEILYPDVIGSGGAPKRIMKPRRRTDGQPGDESDMPGTGIINLQTDTAHGPGSDSPERQRASLSQTPTGSAPSATASQSRPTSAALPPRGTTSAQPSALTPPDESANQAKKRALPPGTDGPFEPPMTSSSSTPAIATSRPVSSPEKRRRTSLHSDSLLPATSSTLSISALPGIAPSSADTTPLSGPEGPIPGAKPSPDSIEPPKPRAHPLWQELALDLFFKDFAEQDLDLQVKIAETVLCDEHRALVFCKMPWRVRQHWVKRLGEAHRETV